The genomic stretch AAGGCTTACGTGTCTGAGATTCCGCAGGGTAAACCGCTGGCGGACTATCTCACCGGGCGGCCGAATGCCGAACTTGTGCACGTGGTGATGGGCGAAGTGACTCGGGTGATTGCGAAGGCGTCCCGCCGCGGCGTTCACCACCTGCAGGTCAACGCTCACTGCATATATATTGGCGACGACGTCACCCTCGACGGGCTTGGCGTTCACGCCGCGCTCGCTGGCATTGATACCGACGCCGATCCTGTCAAGCTCGAACGCGACGAGGCACGCGGACTGACCGTGTTAATCGCATCGCTGTTGCTCGGCCGGGATATGCCCGAGGCCGATGAGCACGACGCCGTCATCGCCGAAGCAGCCGAGCTCGACACCCCCATGGCCGGGCTACTTCGCCAAGAACGCGACGGCGACGGGGCGGCCTCCGCTGCCGACCTCAGCCTACGTTTCACCCCGTGGGGCAAACTGCCAAATAAAATCGAATGGCCTGCATTGGATTCGGCGGCGCTGCCTAAGCCTGCAAGCACCCTCGAACAAGTCGAAGACGTTATCGACGACAGGCTTAACATCGACGAACGCCACCAACTGAAATCTGAGGTGGAGTGGCCATCATTAACCGAGGTTCCCAAAGCTGCGCCTAAGACAGTGGAAGAGCCCATCGATGTAGCTCCCGAAGTTTCCGAACCTGCGCCTAAAGTTTCCGAACCTGCGCCTGCCGTTTCCGTAGCTGCGCCTGAAGCCACCGATGAAGAACCCACCCTCAATTCCTCCCGCTTCGTGTTGGCGTTCTTTGGAATACTGGTGGTGGTCATCGGATTCTTCGCGATCAAGGCACTCACGGCGCCCTTCGATCCCGTCACACTCCAGGATCCGGATTCCGATATTGTGCGCGAAGAGACTGAACCTGCCGAACCAGCCGAGCCGGCAGAGCCACCAGCTCCTGAGCCCACGAATCCGCCAGCGATCGCACAGGCAACCCTCGTCTCCCCCGATGCTGGCATGATCGCCGGAACTGACCCGGCAACGTTGGATAACCCGTCGTCGGTGG from Trueperella bialowiezensis encodes the following:
- a CDS encoding protein kinase family protein, translating into MIAGRFELEKPYKGNADAWIARDTALSRQVRVMKVDDDAVIDAARRAALIVDPHLVPILQVVAEEKAYVSEIPQGKPLADYLTGRPNAELVHVVMGEVTRVIAKASRRGVHHLQVNAHCIYIGDDVTLDGLGVHAALAGIDTDADPVKLERDEARGLTVLIASLLLGRDMPEADEHDAVIAEAAELDTPMAGLLRQERDGDGAASAADLSLRFTPWGKLPNKIEWPALDSAALPKPASTLEQVEDVIDDRLNIDERHQLKSEVEWPSLTEVPKAAPKTVEEPIDVAPEVSEPAPKVSEPAPAVSVAAPEATDEEPTLNSSRFVLAFFGILVVVIGFFAIKALTAPFDPVTLQDPDSDIVREETEPAEPAEPAEPPAPEPTNPPAIAQATLVSPDAGMIAGTDPATLDNPSSVGNAVDGNPGTQWKTWTYVNASMAPMSGIGLHIELQDEAVVSEVVLDTQSTGGNIQIRDTVPDAPSSGKVVAEGTLQAGETTFTLNEPLKTRSFIMWITELPKNGAGENQLIVNEIKVK